In Nitratireductor thuwali, a genomic segment contains:
- a CDS encoding transferrin-binding protein-like solute binding protein, giving the protein MTKQMTTLTVLMAASALAGCGGGTAKLLNPAPYADVYNATYASAEKDVMSKVLAKAGDTIEGGAISARNGYSDALDADEVVLQEPEAVKIEKTADGYILHASGEKVAFTAAEDKGGYYELVVKNQNGHDRTIGYFYAAFDDLAALQASDSSMVPLGYGIRVKDGDAAATADDADGFVNGFTIVGLETNPSAMPKTGTASYQGGAQIQAHPKVVDYDPGAPDMVERIRYRGDAMLSADFGAGTVSGTVALNDRRFSYTKSPNSSNDPTVAGAALTLETADIIGNGFSSELTANAAAATQMATDGISADTQATAVGRFYGTDAGQVGAIVGGEGTSHVITGVLAGDRTP; this is encoded by the coding sequence ATGACCAAGCAAATGACGACACTAACGGTGCTGATGGCGGCGTCGGCGCTGGCGGGCTGTGGCGGCGGGACGGCCAAGCTTCTCAATCCGGCACCTTATGCCGACGTCTACAACGCGACCTATGCGAGCGCAGAGAAGGACGTAATGTCCAAGGTGCTGGCGAAAGCGGGGGACACCATCGAGGGTGGGGCGATATCGGCTCGGAACGGCTATTCCGACGCCTTGGACGCCGATGAGGTCGTTCTACAGGAACCGGAAGCGGTCAAGATCGAGAAGACAGCCGACGGCTATATCCTTCATGCATCTGGCGAAAAGGTCGCCTTTACGGCCGCAGAAGACAAAGGCGGATATTACGAACTCGTTGTGAAGAACCAGAATGGCCACGACCGCACAATCGGCTATTTCTATGCTGCCTTCGATGATCTTGCGGCCTTGCAAGCCAGCGACTCAAGTATGGTTCCGCTGGGTTATGGCATCAGAGTCAAAGACGGTGACGCGGCCGCCACCGCGGACGATGCGGACGGCTTTGTAAATGGCTTTACGATTGTCGGTCTCGAGACCAATCCGTCGGCAATGCCCAAGACGGGCACAGCAAGTTACCAGGGCGGAGCGCAAATCCAAGCGCATCCCAAGGTCGTCGACTACGACCCGGGTGCGCCCGATATGGTGGAACGGATCCGCTACCGCGGCGATGCCATGTTGTCCGCTGATTTCGGCGCTGGCACCGTCTCGGGCACTGTGGCGCTCAACGATCGGCGATTCTCGTACACGAAATCCCCGAACAGTTCCAACGATCCCACCGTCGCTGGTGCAGCCCTCACTCTTGAAACCGCCGACATCATAGGCAACGGGTTCTCTTCCGAACTCACGGCCAATGCCGCCGCCGCAACACAGATGGCGACCGACGGCATCAGCGCCGACACGCAAGCCACCGCAGTAGGCCGCTTTTACGGCACCGATGCCGGCCAGGTCGGCGCCATCGTGGGTGGCGAGGGAACGAGCCACGTCATCACGGGCGTCCTGGCCGGAGACCGCACGCCGTAA
- a CDS encoding ABC transporter permease has product MAATPEPAARLQWLFGAVALPRGWRMGAGPIIAAAVLGLIVLAAIFAPLISPHDPMTMDALQRLKGPSDTYLLGTDAYGRDLYSRVVTGARVSLFIGVGAAFVSVLIGLMIGLVSGFFRLADAIIMRIMDSLMAIPSILLAIALVALNGPSIWSVIIAITIPEIPRVVRLVRSVVLSVREEPYVEAAIALGSSMPKILWQHLMPNTLAPLIVQATYICASAILTEAILSFLGAGVSTEIPTWGNIMAEGRIYFQLKPSLIFWPGLMLSLCILSINLLGDTARDLLDPRLKKREG; this is encoded by the coding sequence ATGGCCGCGACACCCGAACCCGCCGCCCGGCTGCAATGGCTCTTCGGCGCCGTCGCCCTCCCCAGAGGCTGGCGCATGGGCGCCGGCCCGATCATCGCGGCCGCCGTGCTCGGCCTGATCGTGCTGGCCGCCATCTTCGCGCCGCTCATCTCGCCGCATGATCCCATGACCATGGATGCACTCCAGCGCCTGAAGGGGCCGAGCGACACCTATCTTTTAGGCACCGATGCCTATGGACGCGACCTTTATTCGCGCGTCGTCACCGGGGCGCGGGTTTCGCTGTTTATCGGGGTCGGGGCGGCGTTCGTCTCGGTCCTGATCGGCCTGATGATCGGCCTCGTCTCCGGCTTCTTCCGGCTGGCCGACGCCATCATCATGCGCATCATGGACAGCCTGATGGCCATCCCGTCGATCCTGCTGGCCATCGCGCTCGTCGCGCTCAACGGCCCCAGCATCTGGTCGGTGATCATCGCCATCACCATTCCCGAGATACCGCGCGTGGTGCGGCTGGTCCGCTCCGTGGTGCTGTCCGTGCGCGAGGAGCCCTACGTGGAGGCGGCCATCGCGCTCGGCTCCTCCATGCCAAAGATCCTGTGGCAGCACCTGATGCCCAACACCCTGGCCCCGCTCATCGTGCAGGCGACCTATATCTGCGCCTCGGCCATTCTCACCGAAGCCATCCTGTCGTTCCTGGGCGCCGGCGTTTCGACCGAGATACCCACCTGGGGCAACATCATGGCCGAGGGGCGCATCTATTTCCAGCTCAAGCCGTCGCTGATCTTCTGGCCGGGCCTGATGCTCTCCTTGTGCATCCTGTCGATCAACCTCCTCGGCGACACCGCCCGCGACCTGCTCGATCCGCGGTTGAAGAAACGGGAGGGATGA
- a CDS encoding ABC transporter permease: protein MLGYIIRRILAVIPVMAIVAVFVFLLLRLTPGDPAAIIAGDMATPAQLERIRTSLGLNDPLHVQFITWVGLLLQGELGTSLISNTPVTSMIGQRIWPTFNIAVLTIVLSVLIAVPMGVLAAWRHRTWADYAVMAFSVLGFSIPVFVIGYIFIQVFSLELRWLPVQGYKAPSEGLWAFLSRAILPCLTLATIYVALIARMTRASMLEVLGEDYIRTARAKGVAEQIVLFRHALRNAAVPIMTIIGTGFALLIGGVVVTESVFNIPGIGRLTVDAVLARDYPVIQAMILLTSALYVFINLVIDLSYTFFDPRIRY, encoded by the coding sequence ATGCTAGGCTACATCATCCGGCGCATTCTCGCGGTCATCCCCGTGATGGCCATCGTCGCCGTCTTCGTCTTTCTGCTTCTGCGGCTGACGCCGGGCGATCCGGCGGCGATCATTGCCGGCGACATGGCAACGCCCGCCCAGCTCGAGCGCATCCGCACGAGCCTCGGGCTGAACGACCCGCTGCATGTTCAGTTCATCACCTGGGTCGGCCTGCTCCTGCAGGGCGAGCTCGGCACTTCGCTGATCTCCAACACGCCGGTGACCAGCATGATCGGCCAACGCATCTGGCCGACCTTCAACATCGCCGTCCTCACCATCGTCCTGTCGGTGCTGATCGCCGTTCCCATGGGGGTGCTGGCCGCGTGGCGGCATCGCACATGGGCCGATTATGCCGTCATGGCCTTCTCTGTGCTGGGCTTTTCGATCCCGGTCTTCGTGATCGGCTACATCTTCATCCAGGTCTTTTCGCTCGAACTGCGCTGGCTCCCCGTCCAAGGATACAAGGCGCCGTCCGAGGGTCTGTGGGCATTCCTGTCGCGGGCCATCCTGCCGTGCCTGACGCTGGCCACCATCTATGTGGCGCTGATCGCCCGCATGACGCGCGCCTCCATGCTGGAGGTGCTGGGCGAGGACTATATCCGCACCGCCCGCGCCAAGGGCGTCGCAGAGCAGATCGTTCTTTTCCGCCACGCGCTGCGCAATGCGGCGGTGCCCATCATGACCATCATCGGCACCGGCTTCGCCCTTCTGATCGGCGGCGTGGTGGTGACGGAAAGCGTGTTCAACATTCCCGGCATCGGCCGGCTGACGGTCGATGCCGTGCTCGCCCGCGACTATCCGGTGATCCAGGCTATGATCCTTCTGACGAGCGCGCTCTACGTCTTCATCAACCTCGTCATCGACCTGTCCTACACCTTCTTCGACCCGAGGATCCGTTACTGA
- a CDS encoding IclR family transcriptional regulator has protein sequence MRSILRAQSGVRSEQELHADDPLFVQSIARAMQVLSSFHQAGRPLTLNEIAAAAGIGKSAAQRVVHTLKTLGYIERDADDRGYVPGIRILDHTLDYLRLNLLIARASPVLLELRRNVRERVDLSLRDDLRLVYASRLQSKRETFFATLVGHSVPVFCTSGGRAVMAHLSDGEVDDIITRSDRTPFTAKTLTEPEAIREKVREARQNGYAVTLEEVLPGEVALGVAILGPAGVPRGAIHVAGSLGEWQAEDFCARFAPLAAEAARAISRF, from the coding sequence TTGCGGAGTATCTTGAGGGCGCAGAGCGGCGTCAGGTCGGAACAGGAACTGCATGCCGACGACCCGCTGTTCGTTCAGTCGATTGCCCGGGCGATGCAGGTTCTGTCGTCTTTTCACCAGGCGGGGCGGCCGCTTACGCTGAACGAGATCGCGGCCGCCGCGGGCATCGGTAAGAGCGCCGCCCAGCGCGTCGTGCACACGCTGAAGACTCTCGGTTATATCGAGCGCGACGCGGACGACAGGGGCTATGTGCCCGGCATACGAATCCTGGACCACACGCTCGACTATCTCAGGCTCAACCTCTTGATCGCGCGCGCCTCGCCCGTCCTTTTGGAGCTGCGGCGCAATGTGCGCGAGCGCGTCGACCTCAGCCTGCGCGACGATCTGCGCCTGGTCTATGCCTCGCGCCTGCAAAGCAAGCGGGAGACCTTCTTCGCCACGCTGGTGGGCCACTCTGTGCCGGTATTCTGCACCTCGGGAGGACGGGCGGTGATGGCGCATCTGAGCGACGGGGAAGTCGACGACATCATCACCCGCTCCGACAGGACGCCGTTTACCGCGAAGACCCTGACCGAACCCGAAGCCATCCGCGAAAAGGTGCGCGAGGCGCGCCAGAACGGCTATGCGGTGACGCTGGAGGAGGTTCTGCCGGGCGAGGTGGCGCTCGGCGTCGCCATTCTCGGCCCGGCCGGCGTGCCGCGCGGCGCGATCCATGTCGCCGGTTCGCTGGGCGAATGGCAGGCGGAAGACTTCTGCGCCCGCTTCGCCCCCCTGGCGGCGGAAGCCGCCCGCGCCATCAGCCGGTTCTGA
- a CDS encoding surface lipoprotein assembly modifier, whose protein sequence is MIIPVVALFLAVMVSPAHSRPGEDIDRYIVAGRIGEAGALAARLAADDAGNRWLLAYVRGYACLASGDASCSEAEARRMIASEPGNAHARHLLINALLAQRRHKAAVFHIRRNLALIRDPAVERQYREALAAYRKRNPDFGASISLTAMPSDNVNRGTGQDTIYLNGLPFRVGSSSREESGSTVTGSLTVYRKFALGEAVDLVIAGSGTVEKAVEHEGEDVYTLAPSAQLQFDVGRARLSMGPVGEVQWRDDALFAYRWGGAASMARGIFDNTDINLSLRMEAQRFPDRPYLDGWRLIGRAGIRHQVSHGLFASLGIEGRRESTEAEHLTYNMAELSAGLEKYWKNGFYTDIQLDLGIRRYDAAGVLSADPRRDQLFRIQAGVAHEAISLFGMMPYVGYRYTKNDSNLSLYSYESSDLIISGRKRF, encoded by the coding sequence ATGATCATTCCGGTGGTGGCGCTTTTCCTGGCCGTCATGGTTTCGCCGGCGCATTCGCGGCCGGGCGAGGATATCGACCGGTATATCGTGGCGGGCCGGATCGGCGAGGCGGGAGCGCTGGCGGCGAGGTTGGCCGCCGATGACGCAGGGAACAGGTGGTTGCTTGCCTATGTGCGAGGCTATGCCTGTCTGGCGAGCGGCGATGCCAGTTGCTCGGAGGCGGAGGCGCGGCGCATGATCGCCAGTGAACCCGGCAATGCCCACGCCCGCCATCTCCTCATCAACGCGCTTCTCGCGCAGCGGCGCCACAAGGCGGCCGTCTTCCACATCCGCAGAAACCTCGCGCTGATCCGCGACCCGGCGGTCGAGCGGCAATACCGGGAAGCGCTGGCGGCGTACCGCAAGCGCAACCCCGATTTCGGCGCCTCAATATCGCTCACGGCGATGCCGTCCGACAACGTCAACCGGGGCACCGGCCAGGACACGATATATCTCAACGGCCTGCCGTTCCGGGTCGGCTCGTCGAGCCGCGAGGAGAGCGGCAGCACGGTTACCGGCTCGCTCACCGTCTATCGCAAGTTCGCCCTTGGCGAGGCGGTCGATCTGGTTATCGCCGGGTCCGGCACGGTGGAAAAGGCGGTGGAACACGAGGGTGAGGACGTCTACACGCTCGCCCCGAGCGCCCAGCTCCAGTTCGATGTCGGCCGGGCCCGTCTTTCGATGGGCCCCGTCGGCGAGGTGCAGTGGCGCGACGATGCGCTCTTCGCCTATCGCTGGGGCGGGGCGGCGTCGATGGCGCGGGGCATCTTCGACAATACGGACATCAATCTTTCGTTGCGCATGGAGGCCCAGCGTTTTCCGGACAGGCCCTACCTGGACGGGTGGCGGCTCATCGGCCGGGCCGGTATCCGCCATCAGGTTTCGCATGGGTTGTTCGCAAGCCTGGGGATCGAGGGAAGGCGCGAATCCACGGAGGCCGAACACCTGACCTACAATATGGCCGAGCTCAGCGCGGGGCTGGAGAAATACTGGAAGAACGGGTTCTACACCGACATACAGCTGGATCTCGGCATCAGGCGGTACGATGCCGCTGGCGTTCTTTCAGCCGATCCGCGGCGGGACCAGCTCTTTCGCATACAGGCCGGGGTGGCCCACGAGGCCATCAGCCTGTTCGGCATGATGCCCTATGTGGGCTACCGCTACACAAAAAACGATTCCAACTTATCGTTGTATTCCTACGAAAGTAGCGATCTTATTATCAGCGGCCGCAAACGTTTTTGA
- a CDS encoding M81 family metallopeptidase, translating into MGRRVAMAGFLHETNTFAPSPATLANFEQGGGYLPICRGDEILRLCPGVNLGISGAVDRAAAANWDMVPILWCGAIPSAAVERTAYEAIAGEIVEGIANAGPLDGVYLDLHGAMVAEHLDDGEGELIARVRQVVGPDVPIAVSLDLHGNITRRMFHEADMLVGFRTYPHVDMAETGWRAADQLDRLMARGRPFAKSFRRLPYLIPISWQCTSMEPARGLYREVADLEAGTVASTSLFTGFPAADFPECAPTVLAYGEDQAEADRAADRIYELVLAAESAFAGRAFAPDEGVREAMRIAAGASKPVVIADTQDNPGAGGDSNTTGMLGALVRNGARRAAIGMIVDPNAARAAHEAGEGAEIAIALGGTSGVKGDAPYEGTFRVAKLSNGDLHATGPYYGGTHINVGPSACLTIDDVRIVVASHKAQMADQAMYRFVGIEPTEMAILVNKSSVHFRADFEPIAETVLVCTAPGPMPLSPADLPWTRLADGMRLSPGGPVFHRRPERQTMEA; encoded by the coding sequence ATGGGCAGACGCGTGGCCATGGCGGGCTTCCTTCACGAAACCAATACGTTTGCCCCCTCGCCCGCAACGCTTGCGAATTTCGAGCAGGGCGGCGGCTATCTCCCGATCTGCCGTGGCGACGAAATCCTCCGGCTCTGCCCCGGCGTCAATCTCGGCATTTCAGGCGCCGTCGATCGGGCCGCCGCCGCAAACTGGGACATGGTTCCCATCCTGTGGTGCGGCGCAATCCCGTCCGCCGCCGTCGAACGCACCGCCTATGAGGCCATCGCCGGAGAGATCGTCGAGGGCATCGCCAATGCCGGCCCGCTCGACGGCGTCTACCTGGATCTGCACGGCGCCATGGTGGCCGAGCACCTGGACGACGGCGAGGGGGAGCTGATCGCCCGTGTTCGCCAGGTGGTCGGGCCGGACGTGCCGATCGCCGTCAGCCTGGATCTCCACGGCAACATCACCCGCCGCATGTTCCATGAGGCCGATATGCTGGTGGGCTTTCGCACCTATCCGCATGTCGACATGGCCGAGACCGGCTGGCGCGCGGCCGACCAGCTCGACCGGCTGATGGCGCGGGGGCGGCCCTTTGCCAAGTCTTTCCGCCGCCTGCCCTATCTCATCCCCATTTCCTGGCAGTGCACCTCGATGGAGCCGGCGCGCGGTCTTTATCGCGAGGTCGCCGACCTTGAAGCCGGCACGGTCGCCAGCACCTCCCTGTTCACCGGCTTCCCTGCCGCCGATTTTCCCGAATGCGCGCCGACGGTCCTTGCCTATGGAGAGGACCAGGCGGAAGCGGACCGCGCGGCCGACCGCATTTACGAGCTGGTGCTTGCCGCCGAGAGCGCCTTCGCCGGACGCGCCTTCGCGCCGGATGAAGGGGTGCGCGAGGCCATGCGCATCGCCGCCGGCGCATCGAAGCCTGTCGTGATCGCCGACACGCAGGACAACCCCGGCGCGGGAGGCGATTCCAACACGACCGGAATGCTGGGCGCGCTGGTGCGCAACGGCGCCAGGCGGGCGGCCATCGGCATGATCGTAGACCCGAACGCCGCCAGGGCGGCGCATGAGGCCGGCGAAGGCGCGGAGATCGCCATTGCCCTCGGCGGCACCTCGGGCGTCAAGGGCGATGCGCCTTATGAGGGGACCTTCCGCGTCGCCAAGCTGTCGAACGGTGATCTTCATGCGACCGGACCCTATTATGGCGGAACCCATATCAATGTCGGGCCCTCCGCCTGCCTGACCATCGATGACGTCCGCATCGTCGTTGCCAGCCACAAGGCGCAGATGGCCGACCAGGCGATGTACCGCTTCGTCGGCATCGAGCCGACCGAGATGGCGATCCTCGTCAACAAAAGCTCCGTGCATTTCCGTGCCGATTTCGAGCCTATCGCCGAAACCGTTCTCGTGTGCACCGCGCCCGGCCCGATGCCGCTGAGCCCTGCCGACCTGCCATGGACGCGCCTTGCCGACGGCATGCGGCTTTCGCCCGGCGGTCCCGTCTTTCACCGCAGGCCGGAGCGCCAGACCATGGAGGCCTGA
- a CDS encoding ABC transporter ATP-binding protein, which produces MKFKNRIFGDAETVLDIRNLTVKLAGNETAEPVLDRVSLKIRAGETACLVGESGSGKSVTSLSVMGLLPKGSLAAMGGTIDMDGKNLLALGPQAMREMRARRISMIFQEPMTALNPVMRVGDQIEEVLDTHARLPGAEKRRRVLDIMDQVHLPEVERIYRSYPHQLSGGQRQRIMIAMALILEPKLLIADEPTTALDVTTQQQILSLIGELQEKHGTAVLFITHDMGVVAEIADTVHVMRLGRIVEQAPVETLLRHPQKDYTKKLLQAVPSLTPRPYRTGEARETVLRVSGLQKIYSTGTIFVRREPTRAATDVAFAVERGRTLGIVGESGSGKSTVARCIMRLIDPTAGEIRVAGKEIATLSRRELRPLRKHIQIVFQDPFRSLNPRWTIGRSLIEGPLNLGEDKRKSLARAAELLALVGLPEDAIGRYPHQFSGGQRQRVAIARAIAMEPDVLVADEAVSALDVSVQAQVLELLDSLQKKIGIAILFITHDLRVAAQICDEVVVMQHGRIVEHDTAWNVLSNPQHAYTRSLIEAAPGRFWDFANFRELRSA; this is translated from the coding sequence ATGAAGTTCAAGAACCGCATATTCGGCGACGCGGAAACCGTTCTCGATATCCGCAACCTCACGGTGAAGCTGGCCGGCAACGAAACCGCCGAACCGGTGCTCGACCGCGTCTCGCTCAAGATCCGCGCCGGCGAGACGGCGTGCCTGGTGGGCGAGTCGGGCTCCGGCAAATCGGTCACCTCGCTCTCCGTCATGGGCCTTCTACCCAAGGGCTCGCTGGCGGCCATGGGCGGCACCATCGACATGGACGGCAAGAACCTGCTGGCGCTCGGCCCGCAGGCGATGCGCGAAATGCGCGCCCGCCGGATCTCGATGATCTTCCAGGAGCCTATGACCGCGCTCAACCCGGTCATGCGCGTCGGCGACCAGATCGAGGAGGTGCTGGATACCCACGCCCGGCTGCCGGGCGCGGAGAAGAGGCGGCGCGTCCTCGACATCATGGACCAGGTGCACCTGCCCGAGGTGGAGCGCATCTATCGCTCCTATCCCCACCAGCTTTCCGGCGGGCAGCGCCAGCGCATCATGATCGCCATGGCGCTTATCCTCGAGCCCAAGCTTCTGATCGCCGACGAGCCCACGACCGCGCTCGACGTCACGACCCAGCAGCAGATCCTGAGCCTGATCGGCGAGTTGCAGGAGAAGCACGGCACTGCCGTGCTCTTCATCACCCACGACATGGGCGTCGTGGCCGAAATCGCCGATACCGTCCATGTGATGAGGCTCGGCCGGATCGTTGAGCAGGCGCCGGTGGAAACACTCCTGCGCCACCCGCAAAAGGACTACACGAAGAAGCTGCTCCAGGCCGTGCCCAGCCTCACACCCCGTCCCTACCGGACCGGGGAAGCGCGCGAGACCGTTCTGCGCGTGAGCGGCCTCCAGAAGATCTACAGCACGGGCACCATCTTTGTGCGGCGGGAGCCGACACGGGCGGCAACGGACGTGGCCTTCGCCGTCGAGCGCGGCCGCACCCTCGGCATCGTCGGCGAATCGGGCTCGGGGAAATCCACCGTCGCGCGTTGCATCATGCGGCTGATCGACCCGACCGCCGGCGAAATTCGTGTCGCCGGCAAGGAGATCGCAACCCTTTCGCGGCGCGAGCTGCGGCCCTTGCGCAAGCACATCCAGATCGTCTTCCAAGACCCGTTCCGCTCGCTGAACCCGCGCTGGACCATCGGCAGGAGCCTTATCGAAGGCCCGCTCAATCTTGGCGAGGACAAGCGCAAATCGCTTGCCCGCGCGGCCGAGCTTCTGGCGCTCGTCGGCCTGCCGGAAGACGCCATCGGCCGCTATCCGCACCAGTTCTCCGGCGGGCAGCGCCAGCGCGTGGCCATCGCCCGCGCCATTGCCATGGAGCCCGACGTTCTGGTGGCCGACGAGGCGGTCTCGGCACTGGACGTCTCGGTGCAGGCGCAGGTTCTGGAGCTTCTCGACAGCCTGCAGAAGAAGATCGGCATCGCCATCCTGTTCATCACCCACGATCTGCGTGTCGCCGCGCAGATCTGCGACGAGGTCGTGGTCATGCA
- a CDS encoding helix-turn-helix transcriptional regulator, translated as MDRDRIKKALEGCYDASIDPELWPGAMHEIALAFGAAASMIFPKDVNEAAATMPASPEYIPFLEEYVKEGWYANHYRAERGWPLMRQKRVVLEHDLATDEERRKLPHYNDLYLRWGYSGFAAIAFYVEGEPWCVPLLRSTRQGFFSPEDAKQMEGLSEHFSRMMRLSRFAEAARTNSALETFAAQAKAAVLLGRNKKVLELNRSAEALLPRCAPDLVIRGGMLRAAEPRIDQRLLSFADACLAASSSRSPLVQPPLMHVPRRTGRPLMLEGVSLPFMAPTMLSQAVALVVIHDLEARPRLQVDRISNLLGLTEAEARLCEALMTEAPLREVADQLGITIGTARQRLKSVFHKTDTHRQSELLLLLSKIPQK; from the coding sequence GTGGACCGGGACAGGATCAAGAAGGCGCTCGAAGGGTGTTATGATGCCTCGATCGATCCGGAGCTATGGCCGGGTGCGATGCATGAAATTGCTCTGGCCTTCGGCGCTGCTGCGTCGATGATTTTCCCCAAGGACGTCAACGAGGCCGCGGCGACCATGCCGGCATCGCCCGAGTACATCCCTTTCCTGGAGGAATATGTCAAGGAAGGCTGGTACGCCAACCATTATCGCGCCGAGCGTGGCTGGCCGCTTATGCGCCAGAAGCGCGTTGTGCTCGAACACGACCTTGCGACGGACGAGGAGCGCCGGAAACTACCTCACTACAACGACCTCTACCTGCGCTGGGGTTATTCCGGCTTTGCCGCGATCGCCTTCTATGTGGAAGGAGAGCCGTGGTGCGTTCCGTTGCTTCGCTCTACACGCCAGGGCTTCTTCTCGCCGGAAGATGCCAAGCAGATGGAGGGCCTTTCGGAACATTTCTCGCGCATGATGCGCCTGTCCCGTTTCGCGGAGGCGGCGCGCACGAACAGTGCGCTGGAGACGTTCGCCGCGCAGGCGAAGGCGGCGGTTCTGCTCGGCCGCAACAAGAAGGTGCTGGAGCTCAACAGGTCCGCCGAGGCGCTGCTGCCGCGCTGTGCGCCCGATCTGGTCATTCGGGGCGGCATGTTGCGCGCTGCCGAACCGCGCATCGACCAGCGGCTTCTGTCGTTCGCCGATGCCTGCCTTGCCGCCTCGTCAAGCCGCAGTCCGCTGGTTCAGCCGCCACTCATGCATGTTCCCCGGCGTACCGGCCGTCCCCTTATGCTCGAGGGCGTATCGCTGCCATTCATGGCGCCGACCATGCTGTCGCAGGCAGTTGCGCTCGTGGTGATCCACGATCTGGAGGCCAGGCCGCGCCTTCAGGTTGACCGGATCTCGAACCTGCTCGGTCTGACGGAGGCCGAGGCGCGGCTGTGCGAGGCGCTGATGACGGAGGCGCCGCTGCGGGAGGTGGCCGACCAGCTCGGGATAACCATCGGCACCGCGCGTCAACGGCTCAAATCCGTCTTTCACAAGACGGATACCCACCGGCAGAGCGAGCTTCTGCTACTCCTTTCCAAGATCCCGCAGAAATAG
- a CDS encoding ABC transporter substrate-binding protein has protein sequence MLRIQKTLNQFRGHTRGAVTGIMAAALLAGTGVATQALAQEKTITAVMHSGLRVLDPIITTAHISRNHGYMIYDVLVAVDENFQPQPQMADWTISDDNLTYTFTLRDGLKFHDGAPVTAADAVASLKRWGEKDSGGQLIFDVTESLEATDDKTIVWTLKEPFPALLDTVGKQSALPPFIMPERVASGSADEAVTDYTGSGPFVFVEEEYQPGVSVTYRKNEDYVPREGAPSWMAGGKEVKVDTVRWVTMPDAQTAINALLSGEIDYIEQVQIDLLPLLEASEDVVVETRDDLGYQTIGRMNFKYPPFDNKKVRQAAMMALSQEDVLATLIGNPQYYKVCGAIFGCGTPLADETGSETLTSGGDIEGAKKLLEEAGYDNTPVVLMQPTDVVSLTAQPVVAAQALRQAGFNVDMQAMDWQTLVTRRASQAKPSEGGWNLFFTNWMVPEINSPLISPMLNGRGDDAWFGWPEDQKIEELRAEFIKADTPEKQKEVAARIQAHNMEEVLYIPLGQYIMPQARSTKLTGMIASPVPVFWNVDKVE, from the coding sequence ATGTTGCGAATTCAAAAAACCTTGAATCAGTTCCGCGGGCATACGCGGGGCGCCGTCACCGGCATCATGGCCGCGGCGCTGCTCGCCGGAACGGGCGTGGCCACCCAGGCGCTGGCTCAGGAAAAGACCATCACCGCGGTCATGCATTCGGGCCTGCGGGTGCTCGACCCGATCATCACGACAGCCCATATCAGCCGCAACCACGGCTATATGATCTACGACGTGCTGGTGGCTGTTGACGAGAATTTCCAGCCGCAGCCGCAGATGGCCGACTGGACCATCTCCGACGACAATCTCACCTACACCTTCACCCTGCGCGACGGGCTCAAGTTTCACGACGGCGCTCCGGTCACCGCCGCCGATGCGGTCGCCTCACTCAAGCGCTGGGGCGAGAAAGACTCGGGCGGCCAGCTCATCTTCGACGTGACCGAAAGCCTGGAGGCCACCGACGACAAGACCATCGTGTGGACGCTGAAGGAGCCTTTCCCGGCATTGCTCGACACGGTTGGCAAGCAGTCGGCCCTGCCGCCTTTCATTATGCCCGAGCGTGTGGCCAGCGGCTCCGCCGACGAGGCGGTGACGGACTACACCGGCTCCGGTCCCTTCGTCTTCGTCGAGGAGGAGTATCAGCCGGGCGTCTCGGTCACCTACAGGAAGAACGAGGACTACGTGCCGCGCGAAGGCGCGCCGAGCTGGATGGCCGGCGGCAAGGAGGTGAAGGTCGACACGGTGCGCTGGGTGACAATGCCCGACGCGCAGACCGCCATCAACGCGCTGCTTTCCGGCGAGATCGACTATATCGAGCAGGTGCAGATCGACCTTCTGCCGCTTCTGGAGGCAAGCGAGGACGTGGTGGTGGAGACCCGCGACGATCTCGGCTACCAGACCATCGGCCGCATGAACTTCAAGTATCCTCCCTTCGACAATAAGAAAGTCCGCCAGGCGGCGATGATGGCGCTCAGCCAGGAGGACGTGCTCGCCACGCTCATCGGCAACCCGCAATATTACAAGGTATGCGGCGCGATCTTCGGCTGCGGCACGCCGCTGGCCGACGAGACCGGCTCGGAAACGCTAACCTCCGGCGGCGATATCGAGGGCGCCAAGAAGCTGCTGGAGGAGGCCGGCTACGACAATACGCCGGTCGTGCTGATGCAGCCGACCGACGTCGTCAGCCTCACCGCCCAGCCCGTGGTCGCCGCGCAGGCGCTGCGCCAGGCCGGCTTCAATGTCGACATGCAGGCGATGGACTGGCAGACGCTCGTGACCCGCCGCGCCAGCCAGGCCAAACCTTCGGAGGGCGGCTGGAACCTCTTCTTCACCAACTGGATGGTGCCGGAAATCAACTCCCCGCTGATCAGCCCGATGCTGAATGGCCGCGGCGACGATGCCTGGTTCGGCTGGCCCGAGGATCAGAAGATCGAGGAACTGCGCGCCGAGTTCATCAAGGCCGACACGCCGGAGAAGCAGAAGGAAGTGGCCGCCAGGATCCAGGCGCACAACATGGAAGAGGTGCTCTACATCCCGCTCGGCCAGTACATCATGCCCCAGGCCCGCAGCACGAAGCTGACCGGCATGATCGCCTCGCCGGTTCCGGTCTTCTGGAACGTCGACAAGGTGGAGTAA